A single genomic interval of Mustelus asterias chromosome 25, sMusAst1.hap1.1, whole genome shotgun sequence harbors:
- the atp5pb gene encoding ATP synthase peripheral stalk subunit b, mitochondrial: MLSRVVLASASTLKTSAPISASLLPVSRTFHTSRQSRRPVPPLPEEGGKVRLGLIPEEFFQFLYPKTGVTGPYMFGTGLVTYLLSKEIYVINHETFSAISVGIVILYGIKKFGKDVAKFADKLNETKVEKAQEVKDVAISSLKEAIEQEKKEQWRIEGRHHLFDAKRNNVAMMLETNYRERLYMVYDGVKKRLDYQVGLQHLERRLAQEHMANWVEKSVIQSITPQQEKESIAKCISDLKVLAKTAQARA, from the exons ATGTTGTCCCGCGTCGTCCTGGCTTCGG CTTCTACTCTGAAGACATCAGCACCCATAAGCGCCAG TTTATTGCCAGTATCCAGGACTTTTCATACAAGCCGCCAGTCTCGGAGACCAGTGCCACCTCTTCCTGAGGAAGGAGGCAAAGTACGCCTTGGTCTGATTCCAGAAGAATTTTTCCAGTTCTTGTATCCCAAAACTGGGGTCACTG GTCCTTATATGTTTGGCACTGGGCTGGTGACTTACCTTCTATCAAAGGAAATTTATGTCATTAACCATGAAACATTTTCAGCGATATCAGTTGGCATTGTTATTCTGTATGGTATCAAAAAGTTTGGAAAGGACGTTGCAAAATTTGCTGACAAATTGAATGAG ACCAAAGTTGAAAAAGCACAAGAAGTGAAAGACGTAGCCATAAGCAGCTTGAAGGAAGCTATCGAACAGGAAAAGAAAGAACAGTGGAGAATAGAAGGACGCCATCACCTTTTTGATGCAAAGCGG AATAATGTTGCAATGATGCTAGAAACGAACTACCGTGAACGACTGTACATGGTGTACGATGGAGTGAAGAAACGCCTGGATTACCAAGTCGGTCTCCAGCACCTAGAGCGAAGGCTTGCCCAAGAACATATGGCTAACTGGGTGGAAAAAAGTGTAATCCAGAGCATCACGCCACAGCAG GAGAAAGAGAGCATTGCCAAATGTATCTCCGACCTCAAAGTACTGGCCAAGACAGCACAAGCAAGGGCTTAG